The following proteins come from a genomic window of Cervus canadensis isolate Bull #8, Minnesota chromosome 3, ASM1932006v1, whole genome shotgun sequence:
- the LOC122437977 gene encoding olfactory receptor-like protein OLF3 → MGADNQTWAREFILLGLSSDWDTQVALFVLFSVTYLLTLLGNVLIVLLIRLDGRLHTPMYFFLSNLSLVDVSYATSIVPQMLAHFLAEHKGIPYVSCAAQLFFSLGLGGTEFVLLAVMAYDRYVAVCDPLRYPVIMHGGLCARLAITSWLSGSVNSLVQTIITFQLPMCTNKYIDHISCELLAVVRLACVDTSSNEVAIMVSSIVLLMTPFCLVLLSYIRIVSTILKIQSTEGRKKAFHTCASHLTVVVLCYGMAIFTYIQPNSGPSVLQEKLISLFYAILTPMLNPMIYSLRNKEVKGAWQKLLGQLSGLTLKLAA, encoded by the coding sequence ATGGGAGCAGATAACCAGACTTGGGCGAGAGAATTCATTCTCCTCGGCCTGTCCAGTGACTGGGACACTCAGGTGGCTCTCTTCGTCCTATTCTCGGTCACTTACCTGCTGACCCTGCTGGGGAACGTCCTCATTGTCCTTCTGATCAGACTGGACGGCCGACTCCACActcccatgtatttcttcctcagCAACCTCTCCCTCGTGGATGTCTCCTACGCCACGAGCATCGTTCCTCAGATGCTGGCGCACTTCCTTGCGGAACATAAAGGGATCCCCTACGTGAGCTGTGCGGCTCAGTTATTCTTCTCCCTGGGCCTGGGGGGGACTGAGTTTGTTCTCCTGGccgtgatggcctatgaccgctatgtggctgTGTGCGACCCCCTGAGATACCCGGTCATCATGCACGGAGGGCTCTGTGCTAGGCTGGCCATCACATCCTGGCTCAGTGGCTCTGTCAACTCTCTTGTGCAGACCATCATCACCTTTCAGTTGCCCATGTGCACGAACAAGTATATTGATCACATAtcctgtgaactcttagctgtggtcAGGCTGGCCTGTGTGGACACCTCCTCCAATGAGGTGGCCATCATGGTTTCTAGTATTGTCTTGCTGATGACACCTTTCTGCCTGGTTCTCCTGTCCTACATCAGGATCGTCTCCACCATCCTAAAGATCCAGTCCacagaggggagaaagaaagccttccacaCCTGTGCCTCTCACCTCACAGTGGTTGTCCTGTGCTATGGTATGGCCATTTTCACTTACATCCAGCCCAATTCCGGCCCTTCTGTGCTTCAGGAGAAGTTGATCTCTCTCTTCTATGCCATTTTGACACCCATGCTGAACCCCATGATTTACAGTCTAAGGAATAAGGAGGTGAAGGGGGCCTGGCAGAAACTACTAGGGCAATTATCTGGATTAACATTGAAACTAGCAGCTTGA